A DNA window from Lutra lutra chromosome 8, mLutLut1.2, whole genome shotgun sequence contains the following coding sequences:
- the ASB8 gene encoding ankyrin repeat and SOCS box protein 8 isoform X1 gives MVSDADCVELLLEKGAEVNALDGYNRTALHYAAEKDEACVEVLLEYGANPNALDGNRDTPLHWAAFKNNAECVRALLESGASVNALDYNNDTPLSWAAMKGNLESVSILLDYGAEVRVINLKGQTPISRLVALLVRGLGTEKEDSCFELLHRAVGHFELRKNGTMPREVARDQQLCEKLTVLCSAPGTLKTLSRYAVRRSLGLQYLPDAVKGLPLPASLKEYLLLVE, from the coding sequence GTAAATGCCCTGGATGGTTACAACCGAACAGCCCTCCACTATGCAGCTGAGAAAGATGAGGCTTGTGTGGAGGTCCTTTTGGAATATGGCGCAAACCCCAATGCACTGGATGGCAACCGAGACACCCCACTTCACTGGGCAGCCTTTAAGAACAATGCCGAGTGTGTGCGGGCCCTCCTAGAGAGTGGGGCCTCTGTCAATGCCCTGGATTATAACAATGATACCCCACTCAGCTGGGCCGCCATGAAGGGAAATCTTGAGAGCGTCAGCATCCTTCTTGATTATGGTGCAGAGGTCAGAGTCATCAACCTGAAAGGCCAGACGCCCATCTCCCGCCTGGTGGCTCTGCTAGTCAGGGGACttggaacagagaaagaagactcTTGCTTTGAGCTCCTGCACAGAGCCGTGGGACACTTTGAGTTAAGGAAGAATGGCACCATGCCACGAGAAGTGGCCAGAGACCAGCAGCTGTGTGAAAAACTGACTGTCCTGTGCTCAGCCCCAGGAACTCTAAAAACACTCTCTCGCTATGCTGTGCGCAGGAGTTTGGGACTCCAGTATCTGCCAGATGCAGTGAAGGGCCTTCCACTGCCAGCTTCTCTGAAGGAATACCTGTTACTTGTGGAATAG